ACCAGTATTCATATGGCAGACTTCATCATAGGTAGGATTTTCAGTATTACCGTTCGCATAACCAACTTCCGTTTCTACAACACCCTTTACTTTTGAAAAGTAAGCTTCTACTCCCCAAAAACAACCGGCAGCTAATACAATTTCTTTCAAAACGACTCCTCCTTTAGGGTTTAAAAAAAGCGGAGTGAACCGCTTTTTAAAATTTATACAGGTTATGTATATTATTTAAACAAACCCTTCTTCTTCTTTTTTGGAATAAAATCTTTGATCATCATTAATACTGCTCCTAGTTCCAAAAGGGGTTGTAATACCTCTTGGTTTAAAGTATCCACTAAATCGGTGGTAGTATCAATGGTACTGCTCACATTCTCAATAGATCCTGTGATGTTTTCCATTTCATCATTAATACCCGAGGTGACCTCTTCGATATTTTTTGTAATAATAGGAATACTATTCAGGGTGTCATTAATGTTTTTTTCATTGGTTTCAATAATAGTATTGATTCCTTTCATAGTCTGTACTAATTTCAATACAAACAACACTACAGCAATTACCAGAACTATTAAAACAAGCATTAATATTGATTGTAAGTCTATTGTTAATTCCATACTATCTCCCCTTTGTAAGTGATTTATTCTTCTGTTTCTTCCTGCTCTTTGGAAATATCTTCTTTATCATTCTCTGTTTCCGCAGTGAAATTTGTTTTTGTACTTAACCAAATTTCTTCCGCACGATCCTTCTTCTCTTCTAATAACTCAGAAGCTCTTTCCTTACCAACTTCGAGATAATCTCCCATATCCTCTCTTAACCGCATCACTTCATCCTTAGTCTTCTGACGAGTAACTTCTCCTTTATCGGGAGCATACAGTACTCCTAATACAGCTCCTAGGAAAGCACCTAAAGCCAAACCTTTCATTAAACCCTTTTTCCGAGCTTCCTCTTTGGATTGTTGAAGGTTCATGGAATCGGTAAGTTTTTTGAATCGCTTTTCAATATTTCTACAATACATCTTAACACTTCCTTTCATATTTAGGCTCAAACCTATGTCTTATTATACCCAGACTTCTACCTTTAAAACAATGTTTCCCTAATAAAAATCGTTTAGTCCATTCATATCCTCTAAGAGATTTTTCCGATATTCTCCATAAAGAACCTTCAGTTTTGAAATGTTTTGTTGCATTTCCTGCTGAAGCTTTGAAGCCTCCAGATAGTTTTTGCCTTCCAGTTCTTTTTTAATTTTAGAAAAC
The window above is part of the Isachenkonia alkalipeptolytica genome. Proteins encoded here:
- a CDS encoding YtxH domain-containing protein, producing the protein MKGSVKMYCRNIEKRFKKLTDSMNLQQSKEEARKKGLMKGLALGAFLGAVLGVLYAPDKGEVTRQKTKDEVMRLREDMGDYLEVGKERASELLEEKKDRAEEIWLSTKTNFTAETENDKEDISKEQEETEE